One Cucurbita pepo subsp. pepo cultivar mu-cu-16 chromosome LG20, ASM280686v2, whole genome shotgun sequence genomic window carries:
- the LOC111783026 gene encoding uncharacterized protein LOC111783026 encodes MGKTGTGSIIRTSIFCFLQKYLYFTSSSALFALPFSVALLLSQTFAFTSSIYFLPNIHYRLRLLFYAAGFPPSLEFFSIFTLKLSQAIFSSIFTLPFTLTFLLIAKASVIQALKETKPTAHPSFSSVRTLYSPLLLTHICSSLLILSANATIFSILCFVFSFLDGFGSSSSTSFVFLSAAGAVLYSIVLANTWVISNLALVLSGMERLGGYLPILKACVLIRGKTSTALLLALPANLAMAAIEALFQYRVVRAYNGVGRLNLSMLSEGIVIAYLYSIFVVLDTTISCLFFKSCKTVYWVDLEGRQALQIHSGEVDSVGYMDSKVLQEQKLHSTTCG; translated from the coding sequence ATGGGAAAGACAGGCACAGGCAGCATCATCAGAACATCAATCTTCTGTTTCCTGCAGAAATATCTGTACTTCACCTCTTCCTCAGCCTTGTTTGCCCTCCCTTTCTCAGTTGCCCTTCTTCTCTCACAAACCTTTGCCTTTACTTCTTCCATTTATTTCCTTCCAAACATACACTATCGCTTGAGGCTTCTTTTTTATGCTGCAGGCTTCCCTCCTTCCCTTGaattcttctccattttcacTCTCAAGCTTTCCCAAGCCATATTTTCTTCCATCTTCACTCTTCCTTTCACTCTCACCTTCCTTCTTATTGCAAAAGCCTCAGTGATTCAAGCTCTAAAGGAGACCAAACCAACAGCCCACCCCTCCTTTTCCTCTGTCAGAACCCTTTACAGCCCACTTCTTCTCACCCATATTTGCAGCTCACTCCTCATACTCTCAGCAAATGCAACaatcttttcaattctttgcTTTGTTTTCAGTTTCCTTGATGGGTTTGGCTCGTCTTCTTCCACCAGCTTTGTCTTCCTCTCAGCCGCTGGAGCTGTCCTGTATTCCATTGTTCTGGCAAACACTTGGGTTATCAGTAACTTAGCATTGGTTTTGTCAGGCATGGAAAGGCTTGGTGGTTATCTACCAATACTCAAAGCTTGTGTTTTGATTAGAGGGAAAACTTCCACAGCATTGCTTTTGGCTCTTCCTGCAAATTTAGCCATGGCTGCTATTGAAGCCTTGTTCCAGTACCGTGTAGTAAGAGCTTATAATGGTGTTGGAAGGCTAAACCTTTCCATGCTGTCAGAAGGGATTGTCATTGCATATCTGTACTCCATTTTTGTCGTCCTTGACACGACGATTAGTTGTCTGTTCTTCAAGAGTTGTAAGACGGTTTACTGGGTGGATCTGGAAGGAAGACAGGCTCTTCAAATACACTCTGGAGAGGTAGACAGTGTTGGTTACATGGATTCAAAGGTTCTACAGGAACAGAAACTGCATTCAACAACTTGTGGATAA
- the LOC111783485 gene encoding homeobox-leucine zipper protein HDG11-like, with product MEFGTGGGGGSGWDNDSSSDPQRRKKCYHRHTANQIQRLEAMFKECPHPDEKQRLQLSRELGLAPRQIKFWFQNRRTQMKAQHERADNSALRAENDKIRCENIAIREALKNVICPSCGGPPLQDPYFDEHKLRIENAHLKEELDRVSSIAAKFIGRPISQLPPIHPPHFSSLELSMASFPSQEIGCPSLDLDLLPASSTSVPTLPYHHPIHLSAVDKSLMTEIATNAMAELLRLSQTNEPFWIKSTNDGRDVLDLETYEQAFPRPNSPFKNPHFRTEATRDSGVVIMNSEALVDMFMDSNKWTELFPTIVSIARTIEVISSGLLGTQNGSLQLMYQELQLLSPLVSTRHFYILRFCQQIEHGTWAVVDVSYNIPRENQIVSHSQCHRLPSGCLIQDMPNGYSKVTWIEHVEVEDRGSSHXG from the exons ATGGAGTTCGGGActggaggcggcggcggctcCGGTTGGGATAACGATTCCTCCTCCGACCCACAACGCCGGAAGAAATGCTACCATCGTCACACTGCCAATCAGATTCAGAGGCTCGAGGC AATGTTCAAAGAATGCCCACACCCAGATGAGAAACAGAGATTACAGTTAAGCAGAGAGCTGGGATTGGCTCCTCGCCAAATCAAATTTTGGTTCCAGAATCGGAGGACCCAGATGAAg GCTCAACATGAAAGGGCAGACAATAGTGCACTTCGGGCAGAGAACGACAAGATTCGATGCGAGAACATAGCCATCAGAGAGGCCCTCAAGAATGTCATCTGCCCCTCCTGCGGTGGCCCTCCTCTTCAGGACCCTTACTTCGACGAACACAAACTACGAATCGAAAACGCCCATTTGAAGGAAGAG CTTGATAGAGTATCTAGCATTGCGGCCAAGTTCATCGGGAGGCCAATCTCTCAGCTTCCACCCATTCACCCACCTCATTTTTCCTCATTAGAGCTATCCATGGCTAGTTTTCCCTCCCAAGAAATTGGCTGCCCttctcttgatcttgattTACTTCCTGCAAGTTCTACAAGTGTTCCCACTTTGCCATACCACCACCCAATTCACCTCTCCGCCGTGGATAAGTCCCTCATGACTGAAATTGCCACAAATGCCATGGCAGAGTTGCTCAGGCTTTCCCAAACTAATGAGCCATTCTGGATCAAATCAACAAATGATGGACGCGACGTTCTCGACCTCGAAACCTATGAACAGGCTTTTCCAAGACCCAACTCTCCCTTCAAGAATCCCCATTTTCGCACCGAAGCAACTAGAGATTCAGGCGTCGTGATCATGAATAGTGAAGCATTGGTTGATATGTTTATGGACTCG AACAAATGGACAGAATTATTTCCCACAATTGTGTCGATTGCAAGAACAATCGAAGTTATATCGTCTGGATTGTTGGGAACTCAGAATGGCTCGTTGCAACTG ATGTACCAAGAACTGCAGCTACTCTCCCCATTGGTTTCGACTCGTCATTTTTACATCCTCAGATTTTGTCAACAAATCGAGCACGGCACGTGGGCCGTGGTTGATGTTTCCTACAACATCCCCAGAGAAAATCAAATAGTTTCTCATTCTCAATGTCACCGCCTTCCCTCTGGCTGCTTGATCCAGGACATGCCTAACGGTTACTCCAAG GTTACTTGGATTGAGCATGTGGAGGTGGAAGATAGAGGCTCCTCTCATTGNGGGTGA
- the LOC111783219 gene encoding homeobox-leucine zipper protein HDG11-like — protein MEFGTGGGGGSGWDNDSSSDPQRRKKCYHRHTANQIQRLEAMFKECPHPDEKQRLQLSRELGLAPRQIKFWFQNRRTQMKAQHERADNSALRAENDKIRCENIAIREALKNVICPSCGGPPLQDPYFDEHKLRIENAHLKEELDRVSSIAAKFIGRPISQLPPIHPPHFSSLELSMASFPSQEIGCPSLDLDLLPASSTSVPTLPYHHPIHLSAVDKSLMTEIATNAMAELLRLSQTNEPFWIKSTNDGRDVLDLETYEQAFPRPNSPFKNPHFRTEATRDSGVVIMNSEALVDMFMDSNKWTELFPTIVSIARTIEVISSGLLGTQNGSLQLMYQELQLLSPLVSTRHFYILRFCQQIEHGTWAVVDVSYNIPRENQIVSHSQCHRLPSGCLIQDMPNGYSKVTWIEHVEVEDRGSSHWLCRDLIHSGLAFGAERWLATLQRMSERLACLMMTGSSSQDLGGVIPSSEGKRSMMKLAQRMVNNFCASISSSHGHRWTTLSGMNEVGVRVTVHKSMDPGQPNGVVLSAATTIWLSVSPQTIFNFFKNDRTRSQWDVLSDGNPVQEVAHITNGSHPGNAISVLRAFNTSQNNMLILQESCIDSSGSLVVYCPVDLPAMNVVMSGEDPSSIPLLPSGFTILPDGRRDQGEGTSSSLDVHSRSGGSLLTVAFQILVSSLPSGKLNLESVTTVNNLISTTLHQIKTALNCHSS, from the exons ATGGAGTTCGGGActggaggcggcggcggctcCGGTTGGGATAACGATTCCTCCTCCGACCCACAACGCCGGAAGAAATGCTACCATCGTCACACTGCCAATCAGATTCAGAGGCTCGAGGC AATGTTCAAAGAATGCCCACACCCAGATGAGAAACAGAGATTACAGTTAAGCAGAGAGCTGGGATTGGCTCCTCGCCAAATCAAATTTTGGTTCCAGAATCGGAGGACCCAGATGAAg GCTCAACATGAAAGGGCAGACAATAGTGCACTTCGGGCAGAGAACGACAAGATTCGATGCGAGAACATAGCCATCAGAGAGGCCCTCAAGAATGTCATCTGCCCCTCCTGCGGTGGCCCTCCTCTTCAGGACCCTTACTTCGACGAACACAAACTACGAATCGAAAACGCCCATTTGAAGGAAGAG CTTGATAGAGTATCTAGCATTGCGGCCAAGTTCATCGGGAGGCCAATCTCTCAGCTTCCACCCATTCACCCACCTCATTTTTCCTCATTAGAGCTATCCATGGCTAGTTTTCCCTCCCAAGAAATTGGCTGCCCttctcttgatcttgattTACTTCCTGCAAGTTCTACAAGTGTTCCCACTTTGCCATACCACCACCCAATTCACCTCTCCGCCGTGGATAAGTCCCTCATGACTGAAATTGCCACAAATGCCATGGCAGAGTTGCTCAGGCTTTCCCAAACTAATGAGCCATTCTGGATCAAATCAACAAATGATGGACGCGACGTTCTCGACCTCGAAACCTATGAACAGGCTTTTCCAAGACCCAACTCTCCCTTCAAGAATCCCCATTTTCGCACCGAAGCAACTAGAGATTCAGGCGTCGTGATCATGAATAGTGAAGCATTGGTTGATATGTTTATGGACTCG AACAAATGGACAGAATTATTTCCCACAATTGTGTCGATTGCAAGAACAATCGAAGTTATATCGTCTGGATTGTTGGGAACTCAGAATGGCTCGTTGCAACTG ATGTACCAAGAACTGCAGCTACTCTCCCCATTGGTTTCGACTCGTCATTTTTACATCCTCAGATTTTGTCAACAAATCGAGCACGGCACGTGGGCCGTGGTTGATGTTTCCTACAACATCCCCAGAGAAAATCAAATAGTTTCTCATTCTCAATGTCACCGCCTTCCCTCTGGCTGCTTGATCCAGGACATGCCTAACGGTTACTCCAAG GTTACTTGGATTGAGCATGTGGAGGTGGAAGATAGAGGCTCCTCTCATTGGCTTTGTAGAGATCTTATTCATAGTGGATTAGCCTTTGGTGCTGAACGTTGGCTTGCAACTCTTCAGCGGATGTCTGAAAGGCTTGCCTGTTTAATGATGACTGGTAGTTCCAGTCAGGATCTCGGCGGAG TAATTCCTTCATCAGAAGGGAAAAGAAGCATGATGAAACTAGCACAACGAATGGTGAACAATTTCTGTGCCAGTATCAGCTCATCTCATGGCCACCGTTGGACCACCCTTTCTGGGATGAATGAGGTTGGTGTTCGTGTCACGGTGCATAAAAGCATGGATCCTGGCCAGCCGAACGGCGTGGTTCTTAGTGCAGCTACAACCATATGGCTCTCAGTATCTCCTCAAACCATCTTTAACTTCTTTAAGAACGACAGAACCAGATCCCAG TGGGATGTTCTGTCGGATGGCAACCCAGTCCAGGAGGTTGCTCATATAACCAACGGATCCCATCCAGGGAATGCCATATCTGTTCTCAGA GCTTTCAATACAAGTCAGAATAACATGTTGATACTCCAAGAGAGTTGCATAGACTCATCAGGGTCACTTGTTGTGTACTGCCCTGTGGATCTACCAGCCATGAATGTTGTAATGAGTGGGGAGGACCCATCAAGTATTCCCTTACTACCTTCAGGATTCACAATTCTACCCGACGGTCGACGGGACCAAGGAGAGGGCACATCGAGCAGCCTCGACGTGCACAGCAGGTCAGGTGGCTCACTGTTGACCGTGGCGTTTCAGATACTCGTAAGCAGCTTGCCATCAGGAAAGCTGAACTTAGAGTCAGTAACAACCGTTAATAACCTTATCAGCACCACCCTCCACCAGATCAAAACAGCCTTAAATTGTCATAGTTCctga